The following is a genomic window from Thioclava electrotropha.
AAGTCCGGCGGTGCTGAGCGCCTTGCGCGGGGATCGCGAGACGCTCGCGGCGATCCTGGCGGGGCAGGGCCTGCAGATGGATAGCGGCGCGCTCGATTTCGAGCAATTCGGCGGTCATGGCGAGGGCGAAGAAGAACGCTCCTCCGGCCAAGGCGCGAGCATTGACGAAGACGTCCCCGTGCTGGGCGCCGATTGGCAGCCCACCATCGACGACGGACAACTGGATATCAGGACCTGAGGAGCCCCAGATGAGCATCTCCCCGACAAGCACCAATCCGGCCGCGACTGCGACCGACACGACCGCCACGGCAAATCCGGCGCAGTCGAAGCTCTCGGCGGATTACAACAGCTTCCTGCAGCTTCTGACGGCGCAGATCAAAAATCAGGACCCGCTGAAGCCGATGGACTCGACGCAATTCGTCTCGCAGCTGGCGCAGCTCAGTCAGGTCGAGCAATCGGTGCAGACCAATACCAACCTCAAGACGATCGACGCCAAGTTGAGCGCGATCGGCGGGATGTCGGATGTGGCCCTGATGGGCAAGACGGTGTCGCTCGCCTCCGACCGGATCGAGCTGCGCGACGGTCAGGCCAGCACCAGCTATGAGCTCGCCGCCCCCGCCGACAAGGTGACTGCGATCATCAAGACGGAGGACGGGACCGAACTGCGCCGGATCACGGGCCTGCCCGGACGTTCGGGCGAGAAGATCGCGCTGAGCTGGGACGGGCGCGATTCCGCGGGGCTGCCGGTGCCCGATGACACGTTCCGGGTCGAGATCGACGCGCAGGATGCCGATGGCAATGCGGTTTCCTACGACACCTATCCCAGCACGCAGGTCGAGCAGGTGCGGTTCTCGTCGCAGGGGCAGTCGCTGGTTCTGCGCAATGGCGAGGAAGTGCCCAGCTCGCTCATCGTTGCGGTGTCGGGCTGACGCGAGTGTCCCCCTGCGCGGTGCGCGGCGGCGGAGTTCCTATCCTTGCTTGAATGGTGCCGCGCTGTTCACCTTCGCCGCCTGTAAGCCGGGCACACGGTCCTCGAGGCCGCGCTCGAGCAGCGGGACGAGCTCGTCAGGCGTGACCGTATCGGGGTCGAAGATCCGATTGTCCGCGAGTTTGGTCAGCAGATCGAGCGACTCATCGCGCAGTTTCGGCACGAGCGCCGGTCCATCGGCAAGCTCTTTTCCCTTCAGAACCAGCGTTACATCGACCGTCAGGTAGCTGACCGCGCGCGCCCGGAAGATCGGGACCGTAATCGCTCCCAGTGCGATGTCGCGCGGGGCAGGCTCGGGCGGGGCTTCGGGCGCTTTGGGCCCTGGCGCGATCTGGCTGCCGCCAAGATAGCCCAGGCCCGCCGCGACGATTGGCACCACCACGATGAGCAGCACGAGTGTTCTCCAGCGCGGCATGGGTCGCGCTCAGTAGGGCAGGACGACGTCGAGCGCGTCTTCCCCGTAGCGGGGCTGTTGAACCTTGCTGATCTGGCCGCGCCCGCCATAGGAGATGCGCGCCTCGGCGATCTTCTCGTAGGGGATCGTGTTGTCCATCCGGATGTCTTCGGGACGGATGATCCCGGCCACCCGCAATTCGCGCAGCTCGTGATTGACCTTCACCTCCTGGCGTCCGGCGATCACGAAATTCCCGTTTTGCAGCTTCCGGATGACGAGGGCCGCGACCTTGAGGCTGATCGTCTCGTTGCGCTTGATCGAGCCGGTGCCGCTGGCGCTCGATTGCGAGCTGAGATCGACGATATTGCTGCCCGTGGGCAGGTCTTTCTCGCTGACGCCGGGCAGGATCTTCGCGATCTTTCCGCCATAGCCGAGAAAGGTCGGGAAGCCGACGCTCTGGCTGCCGTCGCGGCTGCGCTGGGAGGCGTTCTGAAGCTGCGCCTCGTCGTTGATGTCGATATCGACGGTCAGCAGATCGCCCACCTTGTCGGCGCGCTGATCGCCGAAGAAGCCGGTGGAGCCGGTCTGCCAGAGCGACGCGGCCTCGGCCCGCTGCGGAATGCGCGTAGGCTCCAGCGGCGGCATCGGAACGCTGACCCGGTTCACTTCTGGGATCGTGTCGCCATCGACGACCATGTCGCTCACTTTCGGGTCGCGCTCGAAGGCCGTGCCGGGACCGCAGGCGGCCAGCGCGAGCATCGGCAGGATGTAGAACGGATGTCTCACTTCTGAATCTCCACTTTGCCATCGGGCTTGGCGATGCCTTCGACAATTTTGTTGCTTACGAGATTGACCACGCGCACCGACTGATCCGCATGGGCGTCGGAGATCGCCTTGCCGGGCGCGGTCAGCGACATCGGGCCTTTCGAATATTCGATCGAGACCGGGTCGCCGCGCGAGATGATGACCGGCTCGGTGATCGACTGGCTCATCACCGGACGCCCGCGCGCCAGGACCCGGCGCACCTGCATCCCGGCCAGATGGTCGAGCTGCGTCACGGCATAGGCGCCGACTTGGCCATAGGGCAGGTCGACCATCTGGAAATCATCGCCCGACAGGATGGCGCCGGGGAGGATTTGCTGCGTCGGGACAGGAACGGGCACGTTCAGCAGTGCAAGCCCCGCGAGGCGCCGCACATCGCCCGACGCCTCGACCGCATTCGCGAGAAATTGCCCCGTGGAGCGATCCATCCAGAAATCGCTGATCATCTCCGCGTCTCCGGGGTCGCTGTCTTGCAGCGTGATCTCGAAATGACCGCTCGGCGGCATCTCGAGGCCCCAGGACTGCTCAGCCTTCTCGGCGATCAGCACGCGCACGGATTCCGCGCTCGCGGGTCCGGCGAGAAGCGCGGTGACGAGTGTGGCGAGAACGGCAGTTGCAGAGGCGAATTTCGGGATCATGGCATCACTTGATCTGGTTCGAGGTGGACATCATCTGGTCGGCCGTCTCGATCGCCTTCGAGTTCATCTCATAGGCGCGCTGCGCCGAGATCAGGTCGGTGATCTGCTGGATGATGTTGACGTTGGAGCTCTCAAGGTAGCCCTGACGCAAGATGCCGACGCCCGGATCGCCCGGCAGCGCCTCGGTCGGCTCGCCCGAAGCGGTCGTGGCCTGCAGAAGGTTGTTGCCCAGCGGCTTCATCCCCGCCTCGTTGACGAAGGTCGACATCGTGATCTGGCCGATCTGCACCGGGGTCGGGTCCTTGCCGACATAGGCCATCACGAGACCCTGCTGGTTGATCTCGACATTGGTGGTGTTGGCCGGGACGTTGATCCCGGGTGCGACCTCATAGCCGTCCATCGACACGATCTGGCCCTCGGGGCTCAGCTGGAAGGTGCCGGCCCGCGTATAGGCCTGACTGCCATCGGGCATGTTGAGGGTGAAATAGCCGCCGCCGTCGATCGCGAGATCGAGCTGGTTTTCGGTCTGCACCAGACCGCCTTGCGTGTTGAGCCGCACCACGCCCGCGCTTTGCACGCCGAGGCCGATATCCACGCCCACAGGGCGTGCGGTTCCGTCGGCCGAGGTCAGCGAGCCTTCGCGTTGCAGCGACTGGTAGACCAGATCCTGAAAGGCGGCGCGGCTGCTCTTGTAGCCGGTGGTGTTCGCGTTCGCGATGTTGTTCGAGATCACGTCCACATTGGTCTGCTGAGCCAGCATCCCCGTCGCGGCAATTCCAAGTGCTCTCATGGTTCAGCTCCTTTTCGCGCCGGTCAGACTTTGCCAAGCCTGCGCAGTGTTTCCTGACGAAGGGTGTTCTGTTCATCCATCAACTTCACCGCCCGCTCGTAGGAGCGCTGGATGTCCATCATTCGGGTCATCTCGACCACCGGCTGGACATTGCTCTCCTCGACGAAGCCCTGAGCGACCTGCGTCGTGTCAGACGGGGTGAAGGCGGGGGCGCCTCCGGGCGCGGCAAAGAGGCCGCCGCCCAGACGATTGAAGCTTTGGATGTCGGGCACGGTGAACATGCCCAGCGTGCCGATGGTGCCGCTATTGGGCCCCGAGATCGTGCCGTCTCGGGAGATCGTGATCTTCTCGCCCGGCGGGATCGCGATCGGCGCGCCGCCCCGGTCGAGAACCTTGTTGCCCGTCAGCGTCACGAGATTGCCCTGCGGGTCGACGGTCAGCCGCCCGTCGCGCCCGAAAGCCGTCTGCCCCTCGGGCGTGGTATAGGCGAGCCAGCCGTCCCCGTTCAGCGCGACATCGAGCGGATTGGACGTCTTGGTCAGCGAGCCTTGGCGGTCATCGAGATAGGAGCCCTTGTCGAGCACGTAGCTCACGTCATCCTCGGGGCCCGCATTGCCCTTCGAGTTATAGCTCTCGGTCAGCGAGCGTTCGGCCTTGAAGCCTGCCGTGTTGGCGTTGGCCATGTTGTTGGCCGAAATGTCGAGGCTGCGCCACAGCGTCGAGGCGAGGGATAGAGAGACGTAATTTGAGCTATCCATGAATTTCCGTCCGCGAGAATGGATCTTGTGTCTTTGTGCTTGGATCGCTGCCAATTTCTATTCAATAATGTTTGCTAATCTTGGAATAATCAATACTATTCTTTAAGGCGCGAAGGAATTCTGGTGCGTTTGGGCAAGAGGTGATGGAGTTGCGAGGCGGTTTTCCCTTCATGGGCGGCGTTTTGGCGCTCTGTCTTCTCAGCGGCGGTGCTGCGGCGGAGACGCTTCCCGCACCTCCCCCTTTCGATTTCGCGCAATACACGCAAGCGGGGTTCCTCGCGGATCGCGATGCGCTGGCCGCAGGCGTTGCTGCAGCCGAGCCGGGGCCGTCGCACGCCATTGCGCGGCTCGATCTTGCGGAATTCTATCTCGCCCATGTCATGCTGCCCGAGGGGCGCTCCGTGCTGGGCGACGAGATGCCCGACGGTTTGATCCCGGCAGAGCAGGCCCGCTGGCGCGCGATTGCGGCAGGGTTCAGCATCATGGAAGGGATGGGGGTGCCGACTGGCACCCTCCTGCCGAATGCCGACTGGGCGAACTGGCAGGACTATCACCTCTGGGCGGCGCTGAACGCGATCACGCAGGGCGACGCGGTGGAGCTTGAGGGCAATCTCGCGGGTGCGGCTGACCGGCTTCCAGCCTATCCACCCGTTTTCGTTGAGGCCTGCCTGCCTGCGCTTCTGGAAGGCGCGATCGCGGTCAAGAAATGGCCGCTGGCTCAGCGGCTGAGCCGGGATTTCGACGGCTACCCCGAGCTTAAATCGCAGCCGGTCTATAGCTTTCTTATTGGGCGGGTGGCGGAGCAATCGCATCATCCCGACAAGGCCTATGCCGCCTATCGCGAAGCGGCGAAGGGGCAGGATCGGTACGCGCAGCGGGCGCGGCTCGCATTGGTCAGCTTGGGACTTGAACATGGAGCGCTGACGCCCGACCAAGGTTTGTCGATGCTCGCCGAGGCTAACCTTGCGTGGCGCGGCGACAGGTTCGACCTGCAGGCGCTCGAGCAGCGCGCGCATCTGGGCGAGACGTCCGGCCGCGATGTGGATGCGCTGATCGCTTATGGCGAGATCCTCA
Proteins encoded in this region:
- a CDS encoding flagellar hook assembly protein FlgD; translated protein: MSISPTSTNPAATATDTTATANPAQSKLSADYNSFLQLLTAQIKNQDPLKPMDSTQFVSQLAQLSQVEQSVQTNTNLKTIDAKLSAIGGMSDVALMGKTVSLASDRIELRDGQASTSYELAAPADKVTAIIKTEDGTELRRITGLPGRSGEKIALSWDGRDSAGLPVPDDTFRVEIDAQDADGNAVSYDTYPSTQVEQVRFSSQGQSLVLRNGEEVPSSLIVAVSG
- the flgH gene encoding flagellar basal body L-ring protein FlgH, encoding MRHPFYILPMLALAACGPGTAFERDPKVSDMVVDGDTIPEVNRVSVPMPPLEPTRIPQRAEAASLWQTGSTGFFGDQRADKVGDLLTVDIDINDEAQLQNASQRSRDGSQSVGFPTFLGYGGKIAKILPGVSEKDLPTGSNIVDLSSQSSASGTGSIKRNETISLKVAALVIRKLQNGNFVIAGRQEVKVNHELRELRVAGIIRPEDIRMDNTIPYEKIAEARISYGGRGQISKVQQPRYGEDALDVVLPY
- the flgA gene encoding flagellar basal body P-ring formation chaperone FlgA yields the protein MIPKFASATAVLATLVTALLAGPASAESVRVLIAEKAEQSWGLEMPPSGHFEITLQDSDPGDAEMISDFWMDRSTGQFLANAVEASGDVRRLAGLALLNVPVPVPTQQILPGAILSGDDFQMVDLPYGQVGAYAVTQLDHLAGMQVRRVLARGRPVMSQSITEPVIISRGDPVSIEYSKGPMSLTAPGKAISDAHADQSVRVVNLVSNKIVEGIAKPDGKVEIQK
- the flgG gene encoding flagellar basal-body rod protein FlgG, with translation MRALGIAATGMLAQQTNVDVISNNIANANTTGYKSSRAAFQDLVYQSLQREGSLTSADGTARPVGVDIGLGVQSAGVVRLNTQGGLVQTENQLDLAIDGGGYFTLNMPDGSQAYTRAGTFQLSPEGQIVSMDGYEVAPGINVPANTTNVEINQQGLVMAYVGKDPTPVQIGQITMSTFVNEAGMKPLGNNLLQATTASGEPTEALPGDPGVGILRQGYLESSNVNIIQQITDLISAQRAYEMNSKAIETADQMMSTSNQIK
- the flgF gene encoding flagellar basal-body rod protein FlgF; the encoded protein is MDSSNYVSLSLASTLWRSLDISANNMANANTAGFKAERSLTESYNSKGNAGPEDDVSYVLDKGSYLDDRQGSLTKTSNPLDVALNGDGWLAYTTPEGQTAFGRDGRLTVDPQGNLVTLTGNKVLDRGGAPIAIPPGEKITISRDGTISGPNSGTIGTLGMFTVPDIQSFNRLGGGLFAAPGGAPAFTPSDTTQVAQGFVEESNVQPVVEMTRMMDIQRSYERAVKLMDEQNTLRQETLRRLGKV
- a CDS encoding tetratricopeptide repeat protein, whose amino-acid sequence is MGGVLALCLLSGGAAAETLPAPPPFDFAQYTQAGFLADRDALAAGVAAAEPGPSHAIARLDLAEFYLAHVMLPEGRSVLGDEMPDGLIPAEQARWRAIAAGFSIMEGMGVPTGTLLPNADWANWQDYHLWAALNAITQGDAVELEGNLAGAADRLPAYPPVFVEACLPALLEGAIAVKKWPLAQRLSRDFDGYPELKSQPVYSFLIGRVAEQSHHPDKAYAAYREAAKGQDRYAQRARLALVSLGLEHGALTPDQGLSMLAEANLAWRGDRFDLQALEQRAHLGETSGRDVDALIAYGEILTRFPERPQARAAAKAADKLLKAFYAKGAAGKISLTDFAEGHQRLEAYYEVRPDFQTYAEQFADRLLELGATTQAATEYRKIREALSAQRKDNPEAVSQDRMAYLALREAEALARGGQFARAAKVLETSERPADAQELNQFNALQARVLAEAGKTDAALQAKVTSHSADHLRLQARLHWKKGDWKAATRSYRELWKKAPDDFSETDAVELLLAAYRSGDLTTARSVAEVFPRLAGREDLNKLVASLLAEPAKLSPLMDAAARDRLRKADDALEMVGSEAKQAGG